The Candidatus Omnitrophota bacterium genome contains the following window.
AACTTAAAATTGAAAAAGCCAATGAGGCAAAATTGGAAAAAACGCAATAGGGGGAGGTTTTTATGGCAAAAACGAAAACAAACAAAAGCGCGCCGGTGTGCGCGTTGATCGAAGTGAGCATCACCCCGCAAAAGGACGCGGGGTTCGACCGTATCGCCGAGCGCATTTACAGTTATCCGCAGGTCCAAAGCTGTTATCTGGTCTCGGGCGGTTACGACCTTTTGGTCGTGGTCGAAGGCGACAATATCCAGACGGTGGCTGATTTCGTGGCGGCGAAACTGTCCTCCATGGCCAACGTCAGGCAGACCACCACGCATTTCCTGCTGCGCAAATACAAAGAACAGGGACAGGTCCTGCATCAGCCCAAAAAAGAACGCCGCGAGACCATCTCTTACTAGGATCTTTATGCGTATTTCCAAACGAGTTCATGAGCTGGCGCCCTCGGGGATCCGCGCGTTTTTCGACCTGGTCCTCGGGATGAAGGACGTTATTTCTTTGGGGGTGGGCGAGCCGGATTTCGTCACGCCGTGGCACGTGCGTGAAAAAGCCATCCAGTCCCTCGAG
Protein-coding sequences here:
- a CDS encoding Lrp/AsnC ligand binding domain-containing protein, with product MAKTKTNKSAPVCALIEVSITPQKDAGFDRIAERIYSYPQVQSCYLVSGGYDLLVVVEGDNIQTVADFVAAKLSSMANVRQTTTHFLLRKYKEQGQVLHQPKKERRETISY